Proteins found in one Salvelinus alpinus chromosome 11, SLU_Salpinus.1, whole genome shotgun sequence genomic segment:
- the LOC139534492 gene encoding uncharacterized protein: MMSLCLILALLVAMAAAQSSEIHLVTANVGETVTLHCFYKGNLALYFMWYKQTLGDNLQILSVFYKYNKNATFHHEFKGNTRFSVQSGEGINHLKISDMHLSDSATYYCGNSYANQVEFGAGLILTVKGSGSRNMNVLQQPVSESVQPGDSVTLNCTIHTETCAGEHSVYWFRHGSGESRPGIIYTHGDRSDQCEKSPEAAFPTQSCVYNLPKRNLSLSDAGTYYCAVASCGEILFGNGTKLDIQCHRADLLLLVYCLGVGLAFSLILVIVLVCIMYKMNQRKCLKCRGSVSLTACPAVSSTDAGAQDADHLHYVALNLSNKKNRSRRQRGHMETVVYAGIRQ, encoded by the exons ATGATGTCACTGTGTCTGATACTGGCACTTCTTGTAGCGATGG CTGCTGCACAATCCTCAGAAATTCATCTTGTTACAGCCAATGTTGGAGAAACAGTGACTTTGCACTGCTTCTATAAAGGCAACCTGGCACTGTACTTTATGTGGTACAAGCAAACATTGGGTGACAATCTTCAAATCTTATCAGTCTTTTACAAGTATAACAAGAATGCAACATTTCACCATGAATTTAAGGGTAACACTCGCTTCTCAGTGCAAAGCGGTGAAGGAATTAATCACTTAAAGATCTCAGACATGCATCTCTCTGATTCAGCCACATATTACTGTGGGAACTCTTATGCCAACCAGGTGGAGTTTGGAGCAGGACTCATTCTCACTGTGAAAG GTTCAGGGTCAAGAAACATGAATGTGCTCCAGCAGCCTGTGTCTGAGTCAGTCCAGCCAGGAGACTCTGTAACTCTGAACTGTACAATACACACTGAGACCTGTGCAGGAGAACACAGTGTCTATTGGTTCAGACATGGCTCAGGAGAATCCCGTCCAGGAATCATTTACACCCATGGAGACAGGAGTGATCAGTGTGAGAAGAGCCCTGAGGCTGCGTTTCCTACACAGAGCTGTGTCTACAACCTCCCCAAGAGGAACCTCAGCCTCTCTGATGCTGGGACTTACTACTGTGCTGTGGCCTCATGTGGGGAGATACTGTTTGGGAACGGGACCAAGCTGGACATTCAAT GCCATAGGGCAGACCTTCTTCTCTTGGTGTACTGCCTGGGTGTAGGATTGGCTTTCTCGTTAATCCTGGTCATTGTCCTTGTTTGCATCATGTACAAGATGAACCAGAGAAAGTGTCTGAAGTGCAGAG GATCCGTATCTCTGACAGCATGTCCAGCAGTCTCTTCTACGGATGCAGGG GCCCAAGATGCAGACCATCTCCATTACGTAGCTCTGAATCTGAGCAACAAGAAGAACAGGTCTAGAAGACAGAGAGGTCACATGGAGACAGTGGTGTACGCTGGGATCAGACAGTAG
- the LOC139534491 gene encoding uncharacterized protein, with product MTPSKRITLCLIFPLLVEMDVVAGTESSSILQDSGLISANVGDTVIVHCFYKGHMDMHFSWYKQPLGDKLQLFSTVYKFDRNATFYHQFKDNPRFSVENGQEKNHLRISDMQISDSGTYYCGSAYGNKVEFGEGAILIVKGSGSRNMTVLQQPVFESVQPGDSVTLNCTIHTETCVGEHSVYWFRHGSGESLPGILYSHVDRNDQCEKSLEAGSPTQSCVYNLPKRNLSLSDAGTYYCAVASCGEILFGNGTKLDIQVPEHDSPFDMNPTVLLLVVSNIVLGIVTLLLVWALCKTQNRDSRGRTDAPTSQGNQNQDSDVLNYAAVSFTPKKKSSSRRAREKTSREDAVYSDVRYLQQQ from the exons ATGACACCTTCAAAGAGGATCACACTGTGTCTGATATTTCCACTTCTTGTAGAGATGG ATGTAGTAGCTGGTACTGAATCCTCATCCATACTTCAGGACAGTGGTCTCATATCAGCCAACGTTGGAGACACAGTGATTGTGCACTGCTTCTATAAAGGCCACATGGACATGCATTTCTCCTGGTACAAGCAACCCTTGGGAGATAAGCTTCAACTCTTCTCAACTGTCTATAAGTTCGACAGGAACGCAACATTTTACCATCAGTTTAAGGATAACCCTCGATTCTCAGTGGAAAACGGACAAGAAAAGAATCACCTAAGGATCTCAGACATGCAGATCTCTGATTCAGGCACATACTACTGTGGAAGCGCTTATGGCAACAAGGTGGAGTTCGGAGAAGGAGCCATTCTCATAGTAAAAG GTTCAGGGTCCAGAAACATGACGGTGCTCCAGCAGCCTGTGTTTGAGTCAGTCCAGCCAGGAGACTCTGTGACTCTGAACTGTACAATACACACTGAGACCTGTGTAGGAGAACACAGTGTGTATTGGTTCAGACATGGCTCAGGAGAATCCCTTCCAGGAATCCTTTACTCGCATGTAGACAGGAATGATCAGTGTGAGAAGAGCCTTGAGGCTGGGTCTCCTACACAGAGCTGTGTCTACAACCTCCCCAAGAGGAACCTCAGCCTCTCTGATGCTGGGACTTACTACTGTGCTGTGGCCTCATGTGGGGAGATACTGTTTGGAAATGGGACCAAGCTGGACATTCAAG TTCCAGAACATGATTCTCCATTTGATATGAATCCTACTGTTCTGTTGTTGGTCGTCTCCAACATTGTTCTGGGGATAGTGACCCTTCTACTTGTCTGGGCGCTGTGCAAGACTCAGAACAGAGATAGCAGAG GGAGGACTGATGCCCCAACGTCCCAGGGCAATCAG AATCAAGACAGTGACGTGTTGAACTATGCAGCTGTCAGTTTCACCCCCAAGAAGAAGTCCTCCTCTAGAAGAGCAAGAGAGAAGACCAGCAGAGAGGATGCAGTGTACTCTGATGTCAGATACCTTCAGCAGCAGTGA